A window of Leeia aquatica genomic DNA:
AAGTGCACAAGGCCGTCGCCAGCATCCTGCATGAAGGCATCACCACGACCGAGGTAGAAGCCTTCATTGAAGCGGCGCATCGCAAGGTCGGCGCCAACGGCTCCTACTTCTGCATCGTGCTGTTTGGCGAGGCCAGCGCGTTCCCGCACGGCGTGAAGTACCCGCAGACGCTGAAGCAAGGCGATATGGTGCTGATCGACACCGGCTGCAAATTGCACAGCTACATCTCGGACATCACCCGCAGCTACGTGTTCGGCGAGGCCAGCCCACGCCAGCGTGAGATCTGGAATGCCGAAAAAGCCGCACAGGCTGCAGCCTTCAAGGCGGCGCAGCTGGGTGTGCCGTGCAAGGAGGTGGATGCCGCTGCACGCCGCTGTCTGGCCGCCCACGGCCTGAGCGCCGGTTACGACCTGCCAGGTCTGCCGCACCGTACCGGCCACGGTATCGGGCTGGACATCCACGAGTGGCCGTACCTGGTCGGCAGCGATGATACCCCGCTGCAGGTTGGCATGTGCTTCAGTAACGAGCCAATGATCTGTGTGCCCGGCGAATTCGGCATCCGTCTGGAAGACCACTTCTACATGAGCGAAGACGGCCCGCGCTGGTTCACCCAGCCATCGCACAGTATCGACGATCCGTTCGGCCTGGCCGCCTGAGTCAGTCCAGCAAACGAACCCGCCGCCCCGGTGGCGCGGGTTCACGGTCTGGTAGCGGGCCGGTATAGTCAGCCCGCGGCCGGATCGGCTGCCCTTGCGCCACCTGCTCCAGTGCATGCGCCAGCCAGCCGACGCTTCGCCCCAGGGCAAACAGGGTGAACGCCGCATCCTGCGGCCATTGCCAGTGCCGTGCCAAGGCCACCAGACCAAAGTCCAGGCTGGGCGGTGCGGCCCCTGCGGCCTGCATCTCCTGCACCAGCTGCACCCCAGCGTCCGACATCGGCAGGGTAGCCAGCATCAGGCGTGCCCGCGGGTCGCCTTGCGGGTACAGGGGATGTCCCCACCCCACCGACGCTTGTCCTGCCGCCGCCTGCAACGCCACCCGCCGCGCCACTGTTTCCGTTGGTAGCTGCGCCCACCAGGTGGCCACCTCACGGGTCGCGCCGCCGTGCCGGGCCCCACTCAGTGCCGCCATCGCCCCCAGCAGTACCGCCGCCAAATCAGCCCCGGTTGCCGCAATGCAGCGCGCGGTAAAGCTGGAGGGGTTCAGTTCATGGTCAGCACACAGCACCAGCGCCAGCCGGATGGCCTCAGCCGATTCCGGCCGCTCCCAGGCCTCTGCACACCAGTGGTGCAGGGCGAGCCCTGGGTCGCCCTGCCCCAGCAGTGCTTGGGCCACCGTGCGCACCAAGCCCATCGCCGAGACCGGTAGCAAGGAGAACTGCCCCACACAACGCGCCAGTGCCGCCCACACATCCAGCCCCTGCAAGGCGGCTGGAGCACGGCACTGCGCCCAGTCCTCCCCCGGCACCTGCCACAGCAAACGGGCGACGTCCTCCAGCGTAGCCTGCTGTGCCAGCAGGGTGACCGCACGCCCCCGGTAATACAGCTCCCCCGCCTGCACCAGCGTCAGCGCGGATTGCAGCACCGGCTGGCCCCAGTCCAGCGAGCGGGCCGCCGCTGCGCGGCCACTGCGCGCCTGCTGCCGTGCACGCAAGCGCACCAGCTCCTTCACCGCATAGCGGTGATGACGGCCCTGCTCGCGCGGGTGCAGCCAGCCCCGGCTGACGTAGGCGTAGAGGGTGGCACGGCTCACCCCCAGCCATGCGGCAGCAGTCTTGGCGTCCAGCCAGTCGGTATCAGGGAGGTCAGGTTGATTCATTACATCAAGATTGACCGTTTCCGCAGCGCTGCGCAATAGTGCGCATGCATGCAACTCCCCGCCCGGGCGGATCCATCGCAATAGGGGATGACATCATGAATTACGATTTTGGTTTAACCGCGACCGACTACGCTACCCACCGCGCGGGCTTTCCGCCGGACCTGTTTGCCCGCCTGCAACCTTATGGCATCGGCCTGAAAGGCCAGCGCTTGCTGGATCTGGCAACGGGTACCGGCACACTGGCCCGAGGCTTTGCCCTGCGCGGCTGCCGCGTCAGCGGGCTGGACATAGCAGCACCCATGATGGCGCAAGCACGCGAACTGGACCAGCGTGCCGGGGTGGTGGTGGACTACCACCTGGGTCGCGCCGAGGCGACCGGTCTGCCTGAAGGGTCATTTGACGTGGTCACCGCCGGACAGAGCTGGCACTGGTTTGACGCCCGGCTGGCAACGCAGGAAATTCTGCGTCTACTGCGGCTCGGCGGTGCGGTCCTGATTGCCAGCTTCGACTGGTTGCCGCGCCCGGGCAATCTGGTCGCCGCCATGGAGGCGCTGGTCAAACAGCATAACCCAGCGTGGGACAAAGATGGTGGTTGCGGCATCCACCCAGGCCGCCTCAACGATCTGCTGGACGCAGGCTTTGTCGGGCTGGACAGCTTCAGTTTTGATCTGGACGTTCCTTACACGCCCGAGGCCTGGCGTGGTCGCATCCGGGCCAGCGCGGGGGTAGGGGCTTCGCTGCCACCCGACGCGGTAGCCCGCTTTGACGACGCCCATGCCCTACTGTTACAAGCCCACTTTCCGCAAGCCGTTCTGCAAGTACCCCATCGGGTGTTTGCCGTCATCGCCCGCAAGCCTTTTGCGACATAAATTCACATCTTTCCGGGCCAGGAACCGCTAAACTGTTAGGGCTCACTTCTGAAAGTTGCCTCATGCCGTCCGATGAAGCCCTGATGTTTGACTTGGCCCCAGTTTCCTTGTGGCTGGAAGATTTTAGTGCCGTTCACGCTCATTTCCAGCAGCTTCGAAGCAACGGGGTCACCGACCTGCAAGCCTGGCTGGATGAAGTGCCTGAGCGGCGAACCGAGTGTGCTCGCCGCATTCAGGTACTGAAGGTGAATCAAGCCACCTTGAAGCTGTTTGAAGCGGACAGTTTCGAACAGCTCACCGCCAATCTGGACCAGGTCTTCCGTAACGGCATGCAGGGCAGCATGTCCGAGCTACAGCAATTGTGGGACGGCAAGACCACGCTGCACCAGCGCACCATCAACTACACCCTCAGCGGCAAGCCGCTGGACATTCAACTGCAAGCCACCATTCTGCCCGGACATGAGGCAAACTGGTCACGGGTGCTGTTGTCGATCGAAAACATCACCGCCCTGTGTCAGGCACAAGAGCGGCTGGCACAAAGCGAGGCGTATACCCGGGGCTTATTCGAGCACTCACCGGTCTCGCTATGGGTGGAAGACTTCAGCGCCGTCAAGATTCTGCTGGATGAAGTGCGTGAAGCCGGTATCACCGATTTCCGGGTGTTTACCGATGTGCACCCGGAGTTTGTCGATCGCTGCATGCGCGAGATTCGCGTCAGTGACGTGAACCGACAGACACTGGAGATGTTCTGCGCCCCCGACAAGACCACGCTGCTGGCTCGTCTGGGTGATATTTTCCGTGATGACATGCGGCGCAACTTCACTGAACAGCTGATCGACCTGTGGCAGGGCAAGCTGTTCCAGCAGCGCGAGGTGGTCAACTACGCGCTGGATGGCAGTATCCGCCATATCTACATGCAGTTTTCCGTCTTGCCCGGCTATGAGCGGGACTGGTCACTGGTGCAGGTGGCGCTGACCGATATCTCCGCCCGCAAGAAGGCAGAAGCCTATCTGGAATTTCTCGGCAAGCACGATGTGCTGACCAAACTGTATAACCGTTCTTACTATGCAGACGAGCTGAACCGCCTGCAGCGGCGCGGCCCCTTCCCGGTGACCGTACTGATTGTGGACCTCAATAGTCTGAAGCAGACCAACGACCTGCTGGGCCATGCCGCTGGCGATGCCTTGCTGCGCCGGGTGGGTGAAGTGTTGAACAAGGCCGTGGACCGGCCTGCTTCTGCTGCCCGTATTGGCGGCGATGAGTTTGTGCTGCTGTTGCCTGGTACGGATGAGGCGGGCGGTAAAAACATGGTCGAGCAGCTGGACCGGCTGGTCCAGCTCAATAACCAGTTCTACCCCGGCACCCCCTTGGCACTGTCCATGGGTGTGGCCACCTGCCATGAAGGCGGCCAGCTGGAACAGACCATTCACGAAGCAGACACCCGCATGTACGAAGCCAAGCGGGCCTACCACAGCGGACTGCAGGATCGGCGAGACGAGACGCCGTAAGTCTTTGACCGGCGACCCGCAACAAGGGGAAAGTCCAGGCCGATGCTGGCCCGGCACGCCCCCGCCGACGGCGCGCCAGCGCCCGTCCACTACTGGGCGGAGGCGATACCCTGCTGCATGGAAGCCGCTTGCTGATCCACCGTCTGCTGCACGCCTTGCGCCTTTTCCAGCGCCTTGCGATCGCCATCAAACAGCCGGTCTTCCGGCTTTTGCTCACGCTGGCAGCCCGTCAGCAGGGTCAGCACCAGCATACCGCCCAGTATTGCGCGCATCCCGTCCCCCTTAACCTACACGCTTCGGCAGCACATCCCGCAAGGTATCCGCTGCCTTGCGGATCATGTCTTCCGTCGTCGCCCAGTCCACACAGCCATCGGTCACCGAGCAGCCGTACTTCAACTGGCTGAGGTCCGCCGGAATCGGCTGATTACCTGCTTGCAGGTGGCTCTCGATCATCACCCCGACGATCGAGCGGTTGCCCTCACGTACCTGGTGTACGCAATCGGTCAGTACCAGCGGCTGCAGCTCATATTTTTTATAGGAATTGCCATGTGAGCAATCCACCACAATGCTTTGTGCCAGCCCGGCCTTTTTCAGCGCGGTCTCGGCAATCGCCACGCTGACCGAATCATAGTTGGGCCGCCCACCACCACCGCGTAACACCAGATGGCCGTAAGCATTGCCGCGGGTGCGGATCACGCTGGAGCGACCCTGGCCATTGATGCCGAGAAAGCTGTGCGGGCTGGCGGCTGACAAAATGGCATTCACGGCGGCATCGAGCGAGCCATCGGTACCGTTCTTGAACCCGACCGGCGTGGACAGGCCAGACGACATCTCACGGTGGGTCTGCGATTCCGAGGTCCGTGCGCCAATCGCGGTCCAGGCAATCAGGTCACCCAGGTACTGCGGCGAAATCGGGTCCAGCGCCTCGGTGGCAGCAGGCAGGCCCAGCTCAGCCACGTCCAGCAGGAAACGCCGGCCTCGCTCCATGCCTTCTTCGATATGGAAGGAGTCATCCATGCGCGGGTCGTTGATAAAACCCTTCCAGCCGGTCGAGGTACGCGGTTTTTCAAAATACACCCGCATCACCAGCAGCAGGGTGTCGCCCACCTCCTCCGCCAGTCGCTTCAGCCGTGCGGCGTATTCGAGCCCGGCTTCCGGGTCGTGGATGGAACAGGGGCCGACCACCACAAACAGGCGCGGGTCTTGCCGGTCCAAAATACGCTTGAGGTCTTGCCGCCCTTGCGCCACCACCTGCGCCGCACGCTCGGTCAGCGGTACCCGCTGGTGGATCGACTCCGGCGAGGGCATGTCGTCAAACGACAGGATATTCAGGTTTTCCAGATTCTGCATGTTCACTCACTTTACTGCACGGGTGCCGTCTGCTGACGTTTGCGCCAGACCCGACCCACCGCCATCACCAGCAGGCAGGGTAACCACACCCATACCAGCTCACTCAAAATCACCACCACGCCGCGCGGGCTGAAGAAGCCCACCCCGATCGGCGATACGCGGATCGGTCGCCACGGCAGAAAAAAACGTTCGTTGCTGAATGGGGCCAGCCAGGCCACGCCCAGCCCCCCGGAGGTCATGGCGTCCAGCACACTGTGCGACAGGCAGCAGACCGTACCGAATCCCCACAGCGCAGCAAAGCCGGCACGCTGCCGCAGCAGCCAGGCAAAGACGAAGCCTGCCAGCACCGCAAACAGGATGGAATGGCTCAGCCCCCGGTGCCCCAGCATGTGCTCATATGGGATACGCAGCACAAAGCTGAGTACATCGGCATCTGGCAGCATGGTCAGCAGCACACCGCCCAACAGGACGCTGCGCTGTGCGGGCAGGCTAGACAGCCAAGGCCGGAGCGCCAACGCAACAGCGGGATGGGTAAACAGGGTGGCCATGCCACACTTCCTCAGTAGACGAGCTTACCCTTATAGCATGCCACTGCGGGCTGCGCCATGCTCTGGCGCAGCCCGCAGCCGCGCCCCTTAAAACCTGACCAAAGCCTCGCGAGCGAGGGTGAGGCAAGGCGAGAACAGCTGAGGAAGCGGAGTTTACTCGATGTAAATGAGCATTCCGAAGCTGTTTTCAACACCGCATCACCGTCGCGCAGCAGGCTATGGACAGGTTTTCAGCCGCTGTTGCGCAACCCTGCCGCCACCCCATTAATGGTCTGCAAAATGGCCAGCTTCACCATCGGCTCTTCATCCCCGCCGCGCAAACGCTTGAGCAGGTCCACCTGAATGTGCGACAGCGCGTCCAGATACGGCAGGCGGGTGTTCAGACTGCGCGCCAGGGTCGGGTTCCCGGCCAGCAGCGCTTCATGCCCGGTGATGCGCAACACAGCAGCAATGGTCCGCTCGCGTTCCGCCACCAGCGTGCCGAAAACGCG
This region includes:
- a CDS encoding class I SAM-dependent methyltransferase, which encodes MNYDFGLTATDYATHRAGFPPDLFARLQPYGIGLKGQRLLDLATGTGTLARGFALRGCRVSGLDIAAPMMAQARELDQRAGVVVDYHLGRAEATGLPEGSFDVVTAGQSWHWFDARLATQEILRLLRLGGAVLIASFDWLPRPGNLVAAMEALVKQHNPAWDKDGGCGIHPGRLNDLLDAGFVGLDSFSFDLDVPYTPEAWRGRIRASAGVGASLPPDAVARFDDAHALLLQAHFPQAVLQVPHRVFAVIARKPFAT
- a CDS encoding 3-deoxy-7-phosphoheptulonate synthase codes for the protein MQNLENLNILSFDDMPSPESIHQRVPLTERAAQVVAQGRQDLKRILDRQDPRLFVVVGPCSIHDPEAGLEYAARLKRLAEEVGDTLLLVMRVYFEKPRTSTGWKGFINDPRMDDSFHIEEGMERGRRFLLDVAELGLPAATEALDPISPQYLGDLIAWTAIGARTSESQTHREMSSGLSTPVGFKNGTDGSLDAAVNAILSAASPHSFLGINGQGRSSVIRTRGNAYGHLVLRGGGGRPNYDSVSVAIAETALKKAGLAQSIVVDCSHGNSYKKYELQPLVLTDCVHQVREGNRSIVGVMIESHLQAGNQPIPADLSQLKYGCSVTDGCVDWATTEDMIRKAADTLRDVLPKRVG
- a CDS encoding sensor domain-containing diguanylate cyclase codes for the protein MFDLAPVSLWLEDFSAVHAHFQQLRSNGVTDLQAWLDEVPERRTECARRIQVLKVNQATLKLFEADSFEQLTANLDQVFRNGMQGSMSELQQLWDGKTTLHQRTINYTLSGKPLDIQLQATILPGHEANWSRVLLSIENITALCQAQERLAQSEAYTRGLFEHSPVSLWVEDFSAVKILLDEVREAGITDFRVFTDVHPEFVDRCMREIRVSDVNRQTLEMFCAPDKTTLLARLGDIFRDDMRRNFTEQLIDLWQGKLFQQREVVNYALDGSIRHIYMQFSVLPGYERDWSLVQVALTDISARKKAEAYLEFLGKHDVLTKLYNRSYYADELNRLQRRGPFPVTVLIVDLNSLKQTNDLLGHAAGDALLRRVGEVLNKAVDRPASAARIGGDEFVLLLPGTDEAGGKNMVEQLDRLVQLNNQFYPGTPLALSMGVATCHEGGQLEQTIHEADTRMYEAKRAYHSGLQDRRDETP
- a CDS encoding metal-dependent hydrolase produces the protein MATLFTHPAVALALRPWLSSLPAQRSVLLGGVLLTMLPDADVLSFVLRIPYEHMLGHRGLSHSILFAVLAGFVFAWLLRQRAGFAALWGFGTVCCLSHSVLDAMTSGGLGVAWLAPFSNERFFLPWRPIRVSPIGVGFFSPRGVVVILSELVWVWLPCLLVMAVGRVWRKRQQTAPVQ
- a CDS encoding M24 family metallopeptidase; the protein is MSIGIGGSTPEAALARLSDMTAGARPIEQAEYQARIAKAQAYMQANGIDAVYLHAGTDLYYFTGTRWNPSERMVGALLPAQGPVRYISPWFEIGTLRDYMAVEGEVLAWHEHESPYALFVRMLDTLPAQGRRPVIGLSESTPFFVVNGIQKLTSAHDFVDAKPVTAHCRTCKSPAEIALMQRAKDMTLEVHKAVASILHEGITTTEVEAFIEAAHRKVGANGSYFCIVLFGEASAFPHGVKYPQTLKQGDMVLIDTGCKLHSYISDITRSYVFGEASPRQREIWNAEKAAQAAAFKAAQLGVPCKEVDAAARRCLAAHGLSAGYDLPGLPHRTGHGIGLDIHEWPYLVGSDDTPLQVGMCFSNEPMICVPGEFGIRLEDHFYMSEDGPRWFTQPSHSIDDPFGLAA
- a CDS encoding citrate synthase family protein; this encodes MNQPDLPDTDWLDAKTAAAWLGVSRATLYAYVSRGWLHPREQGRHHRYAVKELVRLRARQQARSGRAAAARSLDWGQPVLQSALTLVQAGELYYRGRAVTLLAQQATLEDVARLLWQVPGEDWAQCRAPAALQGLDVWAALARCVGQFSLLPVSAMGLVRTVAQALLGQGDPGLALHHWCAEAWERPESAEAIRLALVLCADHELNPSSFTARCIAATGADLAAVLLGAMAALSGARHGGATREVATWWAQLPTETVARRVALQAAAGQASVGWGHPLYPQGDPRARLMLATLPMSDAGVQLVQEMQAAGAAPPSLDFGLVALARHWQWPQDAAFTLFALGRSVGWLAHALEQVAQGQPIRPRADYTGPLPDREPAPPGRRVRLLD